In a genomic window of Mycobacteriales bacterium:
- a CDS encoding ribulose-phosphate 3-epimerase — protein sequence MVAPSLLSADFARLADEAASVGNADWLHVDVMDNHFVPNLTIGPPVVGALARSTSLPLDCHLMIDDPDRWAPPYAELGAHNVTFHVEAAADAVQTARAIRSAGALVGLALKPATPLDPYLELLREFDTLLVMTVEPGFGGQEFMAEVLPKVREARR from the coding sequence CTGGTGGCCCCGAGCCTGCTGTCGGCCGATTTCGCCCGGCTGGCCGACGAAGCGGCCTCGGTCGGCAATGCCGACTGGCTGCACGTCGACGTGATGGACAACCATTTCGTGCCCAACCTGACCATCGGCCCGCCGGTGGTCGGCGCGCTGGCCCGGTCGACCTCGCTGCCGCTGGACTGCCACCTGATGATCGACGACCCCGACCGGTGGGCGCCGCCGTACGCCGAACTCGGCGCGCACAACGTCACCTTCCACGTCGAGGCGGCCGCCGACGCCGTGCAGACGGCGCGGGCGATCCGGTCGGCGGGCGCGCTCGTCGGCCTCGCGCTCAAGCCGGCGACCCCGCTGGACCCCTACCTGGAGCTGCTCCGGGAGTTCGACACGCTGCTGGTGATGACCGTCGAGCCCGGCTTCGGCGGGCAGGAGTTCATGGCCGAGGTGCTGCCCAAGGTGCGTGAGGCGCGCCG
- a CDS encoding transcription antitermination factor NusB: protein MSPDRPRGPSTGRGRARGPAATPEQGPAATPDRTRATAYDALRAVTDRGAYANLVLPSMLRERGLTGRDAALATELTYGTLRAQGTLDAVLQRCSNRPLSTVDPNVLDVLRLGAYQLLYTRVRAHAAVSTTVDLAPRRAAGFVNAVLRGVGRSDLDTWIGEIAPGAGDDPIGNLAVRYAHPAWVVTAFRDALGGDLADTEAALRTDDERPAVHLAARPGRVDRDSLATEVGGTPGPWSPYAVHLRSGDPGALAAIRDGRAGVQDEGSQLAALALAAAPLDGPDRRWLDLCAGPGGKAALLGGLAAGRDARVLAVEPRAHRARLTAQACAGLPVTVVQADGTAPAWPAGSFDRVLVDAPCSGLGALRRRPEARWRRQPEDLPALTRLQRSLLAAALAAVRPGGVVGYITCSPHLAETRAVVAEVTRTTPATPVDVRPLLPGVPDLGPGPAVQLWPHRHGTDAMFIALLSRPAAAG, encoded by the coding sequence GTGAGCCCGGATCGACCCCGCGGTCCGTCGACGGGCCGGGGCCGTGCGCGCGGCCCCGCGGCAACCCCGGAGCAGGGCCCGGCGGCGACCCCGGACCGCACCCGGGCGACGGCGTACGACGCCCTGCGCGCCGTCACCGACCGGGGTGCCTACGCCAACCTCGTGCTGCCGAGCATGCTCCGCGAACGCGGCCTGACCGGCCGGGACGCGGCGCTGGCGACGGAGCTGACCTACGGCACCCTGCGGGCGCAGGGCACGCTCGACGCCGTACTGCAGCGCTGTTCCAACCGGCCTCTGTCCACTGTGGACCCCAACGTGCTCGACGTGCTGCGGCTCGGCGCCTACCAGCTGCTCTACACCCGGGTCCGAGCCCACGCAGCAGTCAGTACGACGGTCGACCTGGCGCCCCGCCGGGCCGCCGGTTTCGTCAACGCCGTCCTGCGCGGGGTCGGCCGAAGCGACCTCGACACCTGGATCGGCGAGATCGCCCCCGGCGCCGGCGACGACCCGATCGGCAATCTCGCGGTCCGCTACGCCCACCCGGCCTGGGTGGTCACGGCGTTCCGCGACGCGCTCGGCGGCGACCTCGCCGATACCGAGGCGGCGCTGCGCACCGACGACGAGCGGCCGGCCGTGCACCTCGCCGCCCGTCCCGGCCGGGTCGATCGCGACTCACTTGCCACCGAGGTGGGCGGTACGCCGGGCCCGTGGTCGCCCTACGCCGTGCACCTGCGGTCCGGTGATCCCGGCGCCTTGGCCGCCATACGCGACGGCCGGGCCGGGGTCCAGGACGAAGGTAGCCAACTCGCCGCGCTCGCCCTCGCCGCGGCGCCGCTCGACGGGCCGGACCGACGCTGGCTCGACCTGTGCGCCGGCCCCGGTGGGAAGGCGGCGCTGCTCGGCGGGCTCGCGGCCGGCCGCGACGCCCGGGTGCTCGCCGTCGAGCCGCGCGCGCACCGGGCCCGGCTGACCGCCCAGGCCTGCGCCGGGCTGCCGGTCACCGTCGTGCAGGCCGACGGTACGGCGCCGGCGTGGCCCGCCGGGTCGTTCGACCGGGTGCTCGTCGACGCCCCGTGCTCGGGTCTGGGCGCACTGCGCCGCCGGCCCGAGGCCCGCTGGCGGCGCCAGCCGGAGGACCTGCCGGCCCTCACCCGGCTGCAGCGCAGCCTGCTGGCCGCGGCGCTCGCCGCGGTCCGGCCCGGCGGTGTCGTCGGCTACATCACCTGCTCGCCGCATCTCGCCGAGACCCGCGCCGTCGTCGCCGAGGTCACCCGCACGACGCCGGCCACGCCGGTCGACGTGCGGCCGCTGCTGCCCGGCGTACCGGATCTCGGGCCTGGCCCGGCCGTGCAGTTGTGGCCGCACCGGCACGGCACCGACGCGATGTTCATCGCCCTGCTGTCCCGTCCGGCGGCGGCCGGCTGA
- the fmt gene encoding methionyl-tRNA formyltransferase translates to MRLVFAGTPEPAIPSLRALLDSRHEVAAVLTRPDAPAGRGRRVRSSPVADFARAHDIEVLIPRRPSEPEFLDRLRTLAPDCCPVVAYGALVPPAALEIPPRGWVNLHFSLLPAWRGAAPVQRSLMAGDDVTGASTFLLEQGMDTGPIYGVVTETVRPDDTAGDLLDRLAVSGADLLVATLDGIESGELQARPQRESGVSLAPKVTAEDAEVDWSAPAVAVDRRIRGATPAPGAWTTFRGQRIKLGPVTPEPDSAGLGLGELRVGDGVVRVGTATQSVRLGEVQPSGKRPMPAADWARGVRPTPGERLQ, encoded by the coding sequence CTGAGGCTGGTCTTCGCCGGGACGCCAGAGCCCGCGATCCCGTCGCTGCGCGCGCTGCTCGACTCCCGGCACGAGGTGGCCGCCGTCCTCACCCGCCCCGATGCCCCGGCCGGCCGCGGCCGCCGGGTGCGGTCCTCGCCGGTCGCCGACTTCGCCCGGGCCCACGACATCGAGGTGCTGATCCCGCGCCGGCCGTCGGAGCCGGAGTTCCTCGACCGGCTCCGCACGCTTGCCCCCGACTGCTGCCCGGTGGTGGCCTACGGCGCGCTCGTCCCGCCGGCTGCGCTGGAGATACCGCCGCGCGGCTGGGTCAACCTGCACTTCTCGCTGCTGCCCGCCTGGCGCGGCGCCGCCCCGGTGCAGCGCTCACTCATGGCCGGCGACGACGTCACCGGCGCGAGCACCTTCCTGCTCGAGCAGGGGATGGACACCGGGCCGATCTACGGCGTCGTCACCGAGACGGTCCGTCCGGACGACACCGCCGGCGACCTGCTCGACCGGCTCGCCGTCTCCGGTGCCGACCTTCTCGTCGCGACTCTCGACGGCATCGAGTCCGGTGAGCTGCAGGCCCGCCCGCAGCGCGAGTCCGGCGTCTCCCTGGCCCCGAAGGTGACGGCCGAGGACGCCGAGGTCGACTGGTCGGCCCCGGCGGTCGCCGTCGACCGGCGGATCCGCGGCGCCACACCGGCGCCGGGCGCCTGGACGACGTTCCGCGGCCAGCGGATCAAGCTCGGACCGGTCACCCCGGAGCCCGACTCCGCCGGCCTCGGGCTGGGTGAGCTGAGGGTCGGCGACGGCGTGGTCCGGGTCGGTACGGCGACCCAGTCGGTGCGGCTCGGCGAAGTCCAACCGTCGGGGAAACGGCCCATGCCGGCCGCGGACTGGGCCCGCGGCGTCCGGCCGACCCCGGGCGAGCGGCTGCAGTGA
- the def gene encoding peptide deformylase produces MSVKPIRLFGDPVLRTPAEPVIDFDRQLRRLVRDLAETMLDAPGTGLAAPQIGVGLRVFVYHVDEEEQGHLINPVLSFPSDEEQDGPEGCLSIPDLTFDCKRHQHVVATGFNSYGDPVTIEGSEVLARCVQHETDHLDGVLFVDRLDAETKREAMKAIREAEWAGAATPRVKTSPHRLFGVAR; encoded by the coding sequence GTGTCCGTCAAGCCGATCCGTCTGTTCGGTGACCCGGTGCTGCGTACGCCGGCCGAACCCGTCATCGACTTCGACCGGCAGCTGCGCCGGCTGGTCCGCGACCTCGCCGAGACGATGCTCGACGCCCCGGGCACCGGCCTTGCCGCTCCGCAGATCGGGGTCGGCCTACGGGTCTTCGTCTACCACGTCGACGAGGAGGAGCAGGGTCACCTGATCAACCCGGTGCTCTCGTTCCCCAGCGACGAGGAGCAGGACGGGCCGGAAGGGTGTCTGTCGATCCCCGACCTGACCTTCGACTGCAAACGCCACCAGCATGTCGTCGCGACCGGCTTCAACTCCTACGGCGACCCGGTGACGATCGAGGGGAGCGAGGTGCTCGCGCGCTGCGTGCAGCACGAGACCGATCACCTCGACGGCGTGTTGTTCGTCGACCGGCTCGACGCGGAAACCAAGCGGGAAGCGATGAAGGCGATCCGCGAGGCCGAGTGGGCCGGCGCCGCGACGCCGCGGGTGAAGACGAGCCCGCACCGGCTGTTCGGGGTGGCACGCTGA
- a CDS encoding glycerol-3-phosphate dehydrogenase/oxidase, with protein sequence MTRGDAVRSDRLGPDQRAATLAALAGGEVDVLVVGGGVTGAGVALDAAARGLSVGVLEAGDLAIGTSSRSGKTFHGGLRYLQRLDISLVRTALHERDLMVETLCPHLARPQPFLYPLLHRGWERAYVGAGVALYDALGGRLRGGPGVPRHRHLSRAAALREMPALRPDVLTGAVQYWDVRVDDARHTMTVARTAAGLGARIATRTEVTGVLRDGDRVVGVRARDRDGGGGDFEVRARVVVNAAGVWADRVAGLAGPAGLRVAPAKGVHLVVPADRIASHTGLIARTADSVLVVRPWWRHWIIGTTDTPWSGARDDPAATGGDVDYVLSETNRWLTRPLTRDDIVGVYAGLRPLLSPAGSADASETAALSRDHTVVETAPGMVTVTGGKYTTYRVMAADAVDLAARRLGGDIPASPTARLPLLGAAGWPAVRNQRDGLAAESGLPVATVDHLLDRYGSRIGDLLDLVADRPDLARPVGAGYLGAEVVYAASHEGARHLDDVLARRTHLAIETRDRGVAAAPVVAALMGEVLGWDDARVTDEVGGWVAAVDADRRSESAPDDATALAARAGRPNKTHS encoded by the coding sequence ATGACGAGAGGGGACGCCGTGCGCAGCGACCGGCTCGGCCCGGACCAGCGGGCCGCGACGCTCGCCGCGTTGGCCGGGGGCGAGGTCGACGTGCTGGTCGTCGGTGGCGGCGTGACCGGCGCCGGGGTCGCCCTCGACGCCGCGGCGCGCGGTCTGTCCGTCGGCGTACTCGAAGCCGGTGACCTCGCCATCGGCACGTCGTCCCGCTCCGGCAAGACGTTCCACGGCGGGCTGCGCTACCTGCAGCGCCTCGACATCTCCCTGGTCCGCACCGCGCTGCACGAACGCGACCTGATGGTCGAGACGCTCTGCCCGCATCTGGCGCGGCCGCAGCCGTTCCTCTACCCGCTCCTCCACCGCGGGTGGGAGCGGGCCTACGTCGGCGCCGGTGTGGCGCTCTACGACGCGCTCGGTGGCCGGCTGCGCGGTGGGCCGGGCGTGCCGCGGCACCGCCACCTCAGCCGGGCGGCCGCGCTGCGGGAGATGCCCGCCCTGCGGCCGGACGTCCTGACCGGCGCGGTGCAGTACTGGGACGTGCGGGTCGACGACGCCCGGCACACCATGACCGTCGCCCGCACCGCCGCGGGCCTCGGCGCGCGGATCGCGACCCGCACCGAGGTGACCGGCGTACTCCGCGACGGCGACCGGGTCGTCGGCGTCCGCGCGCGGGATCGCGACGGTGGTGGCGGTGACTTCGAGGTGCGGGCCCGGGTGGTGGTCAACGCCGCCGGCGTGTGGGCGGACCGGGTCGCGGGGCTGGCCGGACCGGCGGGGCTGCGGGTCGCTCCGGCGAAGGGCGTGCACCTCGTCGTACCGGCCGACCGGATCGCCTCGCACACCGGCCTGATCGCCCGCACCGCGGACAGCGTGCTGGTGGTGCGCCCGTGGTGGCGGCACTGGATCATCGGCACCACCGACACGCCGTGGTCGGGAGCGCGGGACGACCCGGCGGCGACCGGCGGCGACGTCGACTACGTGTTGTCGGAGACCAACCGGTGGCTCACGCGTCCGCTCACCCGCGACGACATCGTGGGCGTCTACGCCGGGCTGCGGCCGCTGCTGTCGCCGGCCGGCTCCGCCGATGCGTCGGAGACCGCGGCACTCTCGCGGGACCACACGGTCGTCGAGACCGCGCCCGGGATGGTCACGGTGACGGGCGGGAAGTACACGACGTACCGCGTGATGGCCGCCGACGCGGTCGACCTGGCCGCGCGCCGGCTCGGCGGCGACATCCCCGCGTCGCCGACCGCCAGGCTGCCGCTGCTCGGCGCCGCGGGCTGGCCCGCGGTGCGCAACCAGCGGGACGGCCTGGCCGCGGAGTCGGGGCTCCCGGTCGCGACGGTCGACCACCTGCTCGACCGCTACGGCTCCCGGATCGGTGACCTGCTCGACCTCGTCGCCGACCGCCCGGACCTCGCCCGGCCGGTCGGTGCCGGCTACCTCGGTGCCGAGGTGGTCTACGCCGCCAGCCACGAGGGGGCCCGTCATCTCGACGACGTCCTCGCCCGGCGTACCCACCTCGCGATCGAGACGCGCGACCGCGGGGTCGCGGCGGCGCCGGTCGTCGCCGCGCTGATGGGCGAGGTACTCGGCTGGGACGACGCCCGGGTGACCGACGAGGTGGGCGGCTGGGTGGCGGCCGTCGACGCCGACCGCCGGTCGGAGTCCGCGCCCGACGACGCGACCGCGCTGGCGGCCCGCGCGGGACGGCCGAACAAAACGCACTCCTAG
- a CDS encoding class II aldolase/adducin family protein — protein sequence MSGDPLAEPVADPLADLVALSRWLGDPERALAILGEGNTSAVVAPGRIRVKASGASLGASGPEDFVEIDVARALSLLEKSSLSDAELAAGLAAARTDGDRRPSIEAILHALAVDTAGASFVGHTHPVALNELLCSDQADALVAGALFPDQIVVCGRHPVLVPYADPGLPLARAVRDGLSAHLQRHGVPPRVVYLRNHGMLALGQSAVDVRQITEMTVKVARVLAGALAVGAPRYLTDEQADRIDSREDEHHRQQILARQR from the coding sequence ATGAGCGGTGACCCCCTGGCCGAACCCGTGGCCGACCCGTTGGCCGACCTGGTCGCGCTCTCGCGCTGGCTCGGCGACCCGGAGCGGGCCCTGGCGATTCTCGGCGAGGGCAACACCTCGGCGGTGGTCGCGCCCGGTCGGATCCGGGTGAAGGCCAGCGGCGCGAGCCTCGGCGCGAGCGGCCCCGAGGACTTCGTCGAGATCGACGTGGCCCGGGCGCTGTCGCTGCTGGAGAAGTCGTCGCTGTCCGACGCCGAGCTCGCGGCCGGGCTCGCGGCGGCCCGGACCGACGGCGACCGCCGTCCGTCGATCGAGGCGATCCTGCATGCGCTCGCGGTCGACACCGCCGGTGCGTCGTTCGTCGGCCACACCCATCCGGTCGCCCTCAACGAACTGCTGTGCAGCGATCAGGCCGACGCTCTCGTCGCGGGCGCGCTCTTCCCCGACCAGATCGTCGTCTGCGGCCGGCACCCGGTGCTGGTGCCCTACGCCGACCCCGGGCTGCCACTGGCCCGCGCCGTGCGGGACGGCCTGTCCGCGCACCTGCAGCGCCACGGCGTTCCGCCGCGGGTGGTCTACCTGCGCAACCACGGCATGCTCGCGCTCGGGCAGAGCGCCGTCGACGTCCGGCAGATCACCGAGATGACCGTGAAGGTGGCCAGGGTGCTCGCGGGCGCGCTGGCCGTCGGAGCGCCGCGCTACCTGACCGACGAGCAGGCCGACCGGATCGACAGCCGCGAGGACGAGCACCACCGCCAGCAGATCCTCGCCCGGCAGCGGTGA
- a CDS encoding FGGY-family carbohydrate kinase translates to MRPALAQWAPAGRAAAGTHREERSTVILVGIDVGTTGLKAVALSPAGRLLRERTERYATRFAGAAAEQDAGDWWGAACAVLPDVVDGDDVLGLAVTCQAPTLVAVDAAGAPRGPALTWIDRRAVAESAEIAALADAGRNGADPFFGTAKLLWWARHRTDLDGAAAVLGANGFVVRQLCGVDSLDESTAGMLQGWDGGFPPALAAAVPVGLLPAAVPCVDVVGTVSAAAAKATGLPAGTPVAAGGIDSIGAALEAGVFTPADPPVEMTGFSTVTMRAAARGSHVPGMIHTRHAVAGTDLVLSAQTSTGSVVDWVHGLTGTTYGDATTRVPAGRPGRLLLVPSFAGERTPTWTPRARGAVVGLDLSCTAGDLLLAVYEGTALALRDNLERLDSAGGATPTLRSSGGGVKNRAWMQVKADVLGRPVQVPVAGHGAAVGAGLLAGLAVGVWSDPQELRALSDPVRETYQPDPGRHRAYTRRLVLFRELQASLPAYDELADDETDEESVR, encoded by the coding sequence GTGCGCCCGGCCCTGGCACAGTGGGCTCCGGCCGGCCGAGCGGCGGCCGGGACGCATCGGGAGGAACGGAGCACGGTGATCCTCGTCGGCATCGACGTCGGAACCACCGGGCTCAAGGCGGTGGCCCTGAGCCCGGCCGGTCGCCTGCTGCGCGAGCGCACCGAGCGCTATGCAACCCGGTTCGCCGGTGCCGCAGCGGAACAGGACGCCGGTGACTGGTGGGGTGCGGCCTGCGCCGTACTCCCCGACGTCGTGGACGGCGACGACGTGCTGGGCCTCGCCGTCACCTGCCAGGCGCCGACCCTCGTCGCGGTCGATGCCGCGGGAGCGCCGCGGGGACCGGCGCTGACCTGGATCGACCGGCGTGCGGTGGCCGAGTCGGCCGAGATCGCCGCGCTCGCCGACGCGGGCCGCAACGGCGCCGACCCGTTCTTCGGGACCGCGAAGCTCCTGTGGTGGGCGCGGCACCGCACCGACCTCGACGGCGCCGCCGCGGTGCTCGGTGCCAACGGCTTCGTCGTCCGTCAGCTCTGCGGGGTGGACAGCCTCGACGAGAGCACCGCCGGGATGTTGCAGGGCTGGGACGGCGGCTTCCCACCGGCGCTGGCCGCCGCGGTGCCGGTCGGGCTGCTGCCCGCGGCGGTGCCGTGTGTCGACGTGGTCGGCACGGTGTCCGCGGCTGCCGCGAAGGCCACCGGCCTGCCGGCCGGAACCCCGGTCGCCGCCGGCGGGATCGACTCGATCGGAGCGGCGCTGGAGGCCGGCGTATTCACCCCCGCCGATCCGCCGGTGGAGATGACTGGTTTCTCGACGGTGACGATGCGCGCCGCGGCCCGCGGGAGCCACGTGCCGGGGATGATCCACACCCGGCACGCCGTCGCGGGCACCGATCTGGTGCTGTCCGCGCAGACCTCGACGGGCTCGGTCGTCGACTGGGTGCATGGGCTGACCGGGACGACGTACGGCGACGCGACCACGCGCGTCCCGGCCGGGCGCCCGGGCCGGCTGCTGCTGGTGCCCTCCTTCGCCGGCGAACGGACACCGACCTGGACACCGCGGGCCCGCGGCGCCGTGGTCGGCCTCGACCTGAGCTGCACCGCCGGTGACCTCCTGCTCGCCGTCTACGAGGGCACCGCACTGGCGCTGCGCGACAACCTCGAGCGGCTCGACTCGGCCGGCGGCGCGACGCCCACCCTGCGGTCCAGCGGCGGCGGCGTGAAGAACCGCGCGTGGATGCAGGTGAAGGCCGACGTCCTCGGCCGGCCGGTGCAGGTCCCGGTCGCCGGACACGGTGCCGCCGTCGGCGCCGGGCTGCTCGCTGGCCTCGCGGTCGGTGTCTGGTCCGACCCGCAGGAACTGCGCGCGCTCTCCGACCCGGTCCGCGAGACCTATCAGCCCGATCCCGGCCGGCACCGCGCCTACACCCGCCGGCTGGTGCTCTTCCGCGAACTGCAGGCGAGCCTGCCGGCGTATGACGAACTCGCCGACGACGAGACCGATGAGGAGAGTGTGCGATGA
- a CDS encoding primosomal protein N' produces the protein MSTRRTSPRTREPAEHDPIARLCVDVPLAHLDRLFDYQVPADLDESVVPGSRVRVRFSGALVDAVVLARTAASEHAGRLSYVDRSVSAEPVLSPEIARLARSVADRYAGSLTDVLRLALPPRHARVEAEKPGEPASAPEPPDAAGWSRYGAGPAFLRAIAEGRPARAVWSALPGEDWPARIAEAVRAALAVGRGAVVVVPDHRDLDRVDAAFGVVLGPARHVALSADLGPAERYRRWLAVRRGGVRAVVGTRAASFAPVADLGLVVIWDDGDDLHDEPRAPYPHAREVLVARAHLANACALLAGGARTAEAQLLVDSGWAHEIAADRAEVRRSAPRVVPAGDDIELLRDAAARSARLPTVALRSARAALGSGAPVLVQVPRRGYAPALACDNCRAPARCTTCRGPLATTSGHAMPSCRWCGRLAGGWRCPTCDGTRLRATVVGARRTAEELGRAFPDVPVRTSGRDGILDTVSAGPALVVATPGAEPLAEGGYGAALLLDAWAMLTRPDLRAAEETLRRWANAAALVRSAPAGGTVVVVADGGLPVVQALLRWDMAGYAARELAERADLGFPPATRMASLTGLPDAVADLVAAARLPDSAELLGPVPVDPPGAPASTGTPTPALERLLVRVPRRDGAALAAALHAAAGVRSARKAPDPVRVRLDPAELG, from the coding sequence GTGAGTACGCGGCGCACCAGCCCGCGGACCCGGGAGCCGGCCGAGCACGACCCGATCGCCCGGCTGTGCGTCGACGTACCGCTGGCCCACCTCGACCGGCTGTTCGACTACCAGGTCCCGGCCGACCTCGACGAGTCGGTCGTACCCGGCTCACGGGTGCGGGTGCGGTTCTCCGGAGCGCTGGTCGACGCCGTCGTCCTCGCCCGCACCGCGGCCAGCGAGCACGCCGGCCGGCTGTCCTACGTCGACCGGTCGGTGTCCGCCGAGCCCGTGCTCTCGCCGGAGATCGCCCGGCTCGCCCGCTCGGTGGCCGACCGCTACGCCGGCTCGCTGACCGACGTGCTCCGGCTCGCCCTGCCGCCCCGGCACGCCCGGGTCGAGGCCGAAAAGCCCGGCGAGCCGGCATCCGCACCCGAGCCGCCCGACGCCGCCGGATGGAGCCGGTACGGCGCCGGCCCGGCCTTCCTGCGGGCGATCGCCGAAGGGCGCCCGGCCCGCGCGGTCTGGTCGGCGCTGCCCGGGGAGGACTGGCCGGCCCGGATCGCGGAGGCGGTGCGCGCCGCACTCGCGGTCGGGCGCGGGGCCGTCGTCGTCGTCCCCGACCACCGCGACCTCGACCGGGTCGACGCGGCGTTCGGCGTCGTCCTCGGCCCGGCCCGGCACGTCGCGCTGTCGGCCGACCTCGGCCCGGCCGAGCGCTACCGGCGGTGGCTGGCCGTGCGCCGCGGCGGCGTCCGGGCGGTGGTCGGCACCCGCGCCGCGTCGTTCGCCCCCGTCGCCGACCTCGGGCTCGTCGTGATCTGGGACGACGGCGACGACCTGCACGACGAGCCCCGCGCCCCCTACCCGCACGCCCGTGAGGTGCTCGTCGCCCGCGCGCACCTCGCCAACGCCTGCGCTCTCCTCGCCGGCGGCGCCCGCACCGCAGAGGCCCAGTTGCTCGTCGACTCCGGGTGGGCGCACGAGATCGCGGCCGACCGGGCGGAGGTACGCCGCAGCGCACCCCGGGTCGTGCCGGCCGGCGACGACATCGAACTGCTCCGCGACGCGGCGGCGCGCAGTGCGCGGCTGCCGACCGTCGCCCTGCGCTCCGCCCGCGCCGCGCTCGGCTCCGGCGCGCCGGTGCTGGTGCAGGTGCCGCGCCGCGGCTATGCACCGGCGCTCGCCTGCGACAACTGCCGGGCCCCGGCCCGGTGCACCACCTGCCGGGGTCCGCTCGCCACGACCTCGGGCCATGCCATGCCCAGCTGCCGGTGGTGTGGCCGGCTCGCCGGCGGATGGCGCTGCCCGACCTGCGACGGCACCCGGCTGCGGGCCACGGTGGTCGGGGCCCGGCGTACCGCGGAGGAGCTCGGCCGGGCCTTCCCCGATGTGCCGGTCCGCACCTCGGGACGCGACGGCATCCTCGACACCGTCTCAGCCGGTCCGGCACTGGTCGTGGCCACGCCGGGCGCCGAGCCGCTCGCCGAGGGCGGTTACGGCGCTGCGCTGCTGCTCGACGCGTGGGCGATGCTCACCCGGCCAGACCTGCGCGCCGCCGAGGAGACGCTGCGCCGGTGGGCCAATGCGGCGGCGCTGGTGCGGTCGGCGCCGGCCGGCGGCACGGTGGTGGTGGTCGCCGACGGCGGGCTGCCGGTCGTCCAGGCGTTGCTGCGCTGGGACATGGCTGGCTACGCCGCCCGCGAACTTGCCGAGCGCGCCGACCTCGGCTTCCCCCCGGCCACCCGGATGGCGAGCCTCACCGGTCTGCCGGACGCGGTGGCCGACCTGGTCGCGGCCGCGCGACTGCCCGACTCCGCCGAGCTGCTCGGCCCGGTGCCGGTCGATCCGCCGGGTGCGCCGGCGTCGACGGGGACGCCGACGCCTGCGCTGGAGCGGTTGCTGGTGCGGGTGCCGCGCCGGGACGGTGCGGCGCTGGCCGCTGCGCTGCACGCCGCCGCCGGGGTGCGCAGTGCGCGCAAGGCCCCGGACCCGGTGCGGGTGCGGCTCGATCCGGCCGAGCTGGGGTGA
- the metK gene encoding methionine adenosyltransferase, which translates to MSRRLFTSESVTEGHPDKIADAISDSILDALLEQDTRSRVAVETLITTGQVHVAGEVTTEAYADIPAIVRNRILEVGYDSSKKGFDGASCGVSVSIGSQSPDIAQGVDAAYEARRGESVEDALDRQGAGDQGLMFGYACEDTPELMPLPIALAHRLAQRLTAVRKGGTVPYLRPDGKTQVTIEYDGHRPVRLDTVVVSSQHAADIDLDTLLSPDIVEHVIEPEIANLDLDTTGYRLLVNPTGRFEIGGPMGDAGLTGRKIIVDTYGGMARHGGGAFSGKDPSKVDRSACYAMRWVAKNVVAAGLASRCEVQVAYAIGKAQPVGLFVETFGTERVAADKIADAVGEVFDLRPAALIRDLDLLRPIYAKTAAYGHFGRELPEFTWERTDRADQLKKIATG; encoded by the coding sequence GTGTCCCGGCGTCTGTTCACCTCCGAGTCCGTCACCGAAGGCCATCCGGACAAGATCGCCGACGCGATCTCGGACTCGATCCTCGATGCCCTGCTCGAGCAGGACACCCGGAGCCGGGTCGCGGTCGAGACCCTGATCACGACCGGCCAGGTCCACGTCGCCGGCGAGGTGACGACCGAGGCCTACGCCGACATCCCGGCGATCGTGCGCAACCGCATCCTCGAGGTCGGCTACGACTCGTCGAAGAAGGGATTCGACGGCGCCTCCTGCGGGGTCAGCGTCTCGATCGGCTCCCAGTCGCCGGACATCGCTCAGGGCGTCGACGCCGCCTACGAGGCGCGGCGCGGGGAGAGCGTCGAGGACGCACTCGACCGCCAGGGCGCGGGTGATCAGGGGCTGATGTTCGGCTACGCCTGCGAGGACACCCCCGAGTTGATGCCGTTGCCGATCGCACTGGCGCACCGGCTCGCGCAGCGGCTGACCGCGGTCCGCAAGGGCGGCACCGTGCCCTACCTGCGCCCGGACGGCAAGACCCAGGTGACGATCGAGTACGACGGGCACCGCCCGGTCCGCCTCGACACCGTCGTCGTCTCCAGCCAGCACGCCGCCGACATCGACCTCGACACGCTGCTGTCTCCGGACATCGTCGAGCACGTGATCGAGCCGGAGATCGCCAACCTCGATCTCGACACCACCGGCTACCGGCTGCTGGTCAACCCGACCGGCCGGTTCGAGATCGGCGGCCCGATGGGTGACGCCGGGCTCACCGGCCGCAAGATCATCGTCGACACCTACGGCGGCATGGCCCGCCACGGCGGCGGTGCCTTCTCCGGCAAGGACCCGTCGAAGGTGGACCGGTCCGCCTGCTACGCGATGCGCTGGGTGGCGAAGAACGTCGTCGCCGCGGGCCTGGCGTCCCGGTGCGAGGTGCAGGTGGCCTACGCGATCGGCAAGGCGCAGCCGGTCGGCCTGTTTGTGGAGACGTTCGGCACCGAGCGGGTCGCCGCGGACAAGATCGCCGACGCCGTCGGCGAGGTGTTCGACCTGCGCCCCGCCGCGCTGATCCGCGACCTCGACCTGCTCCGGCCGATCTACGCCAAGACCGCCGCCTACGGGCACTTCGGGCGGGAGCTGCCCGAGTTCACCTGGGAGCGCACCGACCGGGCCGACCAGCTGAAGAAGATCGCGACCGGCTGA